The DNA window GAGAGCTCTTCTAACTGTTGCCATGGTAATACCAGAACAGCAACGTGGTAGTTTTCATCCATATCCCATGTTCAGCTAAATTCCTTTGCAGTCATTTAACTGTGAAAGGAAAGTATGATATTCTACTAGGCCAGATTTCTTTAGAGTTAACCAGGGACAGATGAAGACTGgaattaactcttttttttgaaaattaaatgtaaatccTAAACAGAAGCGTTctagttttctttgcttttggtttGACTATGCACTGACATTTCTATATGTAAAATACTCTCTGTGGACTTACTGACCTGCTATTCATGCTGTCGTGTCATGTCTTGTAATTACTTTGGTTCAGGCCACAATAAAAAAACATGGACTGCAATCACAAACTAAAAATCTTGTTAGAAGAATGGATTTACCTAATTTTTATTCACTCTGGATTGGAAGAAGTGCAAACAGTTACCACTAGAAATTCAGATCCTGCTTAGTAATTTGGCCTCACTTCAAATGCTTTCCCTTATCACTGAGCCTGCCCTATATTTTTTCAACCTGTGTGGTGTTGATCAGCTGCTGCGTTTTtagtttgtcttctgttttctgacatTCAAGTGCTTTTTTAACTGACCTGCTGTAAGAAGTTGTTCTGCACagccctccccccaccccagaatGCCTTTGACTTCACTCTTGCTGTGGGTACAAAGGAAAGACAATGTTCTCTCCTTTCTGACCTACATTTTCACAGTGCAGCCTTGCATAGCCGGTGGtgcagcttccctgcctccttccttcccccctgctcccctcgCAGAGTGGCTAGGTcttgcaaagcagagctggagaagggaGGCGGGACTGGGTAATCTGTAGCAATACAGCAAGTGCCGTGTCTATTGGGTAAGATCTGCAATCTGAAATTAGTGTGATCAGCAACGGTGAGACTGTGTTCCACCCGAACGCATGCTGTTTTGGAAGaacaatctgaaataaaaaggataatGCTCTTCAAATTTGATACGTGTAGTTACTGTAGTGTaattaagtatttatttgtGCCATTTGACATCATAAAACAGGGATtgagaaattagttttaaaatcgGAAAAACACGTAAACAATTCATGATGCTTTTGCAAATCAGTTGCAAGCTTGTTCTTACTCATAACGCAAATGTAAGAAGTAGTAGCTTCTATATTAAcatcttccctctctctcatcTCCTCCTAGGAAGTTTTCACACACTGCAATAAGTATTCATTCAAGAGATAAGATTTTCTTGCACTGTGGGATTATGTAGGTATTTTAGATCGAAGTATGTTTGGGGATTGTGTTAACATGTCAGGAAAATCAGTAGGGATGAGGGGCAGCCTAAAGTATATGACTTCTAGGTGCTTCCCACCCCTCCAGTGCCTGACTTAGCATGGATTTTGAGGCAGCTAATGCATATTTTAACAAGTtaatatattctgaaaatattttgcaaatatggactgacacattttaaattactgcaTTGCAAAGAAAGGCAATTTTCAAGTTGCTGTTCTAGTAAGGTTAACCTGAATGCCAGTCTGTCTCCTCTTTTACATCACTGCCATCATATAATTTCAAATTCacagtatataaaaataatttataacatTTAAGTGAAGATCTTAAtggatgtttttttccccctcagacCAACCACTGAGGCTTGGAAGTACCTTTAcctgtaatatttttcagactAGAACAGATCGTGAACTTTACACATGAAAAAAGCTGTCAATGGCTGGGGGTAGGATCAGTTGTATTACACCAAAACCTGTACTTGTGCATTTTCCAAGGTCACATCTAGTGATGTGTGATCTGCAAAATAACCCACATCACTGATTTAATTACAGATGTGAAAGAAACACTTCTGTTGTTAGTGAATAACAATTTTTTGTGGGACTTCCTTTTAGTCAGCTATTATCAATGTGTAAATCTCTAAATGAAGTTAAATGAATAGGGAAAAATTATAGAATTTCAATTTCTGAGTTTTGTTACCATTCTTCACTTTTCTAGGGTTTTTCTTTGCCTAATGATGGGTACTGATAATGTTGCCTTTTTCTCTATAGTAAGTTTTGTCATgactttttgtatttattttcaacctgaagcacagagaaacaaaacatttaaagcaaatattataCAAACTTCTATACCTCAATAAGTAAACTacttacattctttttttttttactgcattgcAGACATGTTAGACTTTTAGACACAAGCTTGTATCCTATTGctaatgaaaatgcattttttgtcttgctttatAGGGGAAAGGAAGTGAGAGAACTTGTAAGATTTTAATGATATAAATaattattgcattatttttaacatgaacCGTTTATAATCTAGTAGAGTGAGCAAATAGCTTAAACACAAGctagaaaacagtaaaaaacatTCAGAGAATGGAATGCAGATCTTTCATTCCTTAACTGCATATTTCATCCTACAAATTGTCCCTCCTGCTTAAAGCTCTGTAATGAACAGAGCAAGGAAACAGTACTTGGATAGAAATTATTTAAGTAGCCTTTGGCTACTGAATACTTGATAGTATTCAAATATAGTTACAGAGTATCTTCAACTTATACCCAAACATTAATAcaaatttttaaacattatgtTGGACCCGTAAAAGGGcattaaaaatggcttttttgtttaacaTCTTATACTTCTCACTAGTATTTTAACTAGCAAGAAGTGTGATATACTGAACTCGTAGGCATTGTACCATAATTCTGCCAAGCTTGGGCAGATCAGCATCATGCATGAGCTCCAAAGTGGAGTACCCGAGAGGTTGTTTGACTGCCAAACTTTGTGATTCAAGTGCCAAACTATTTAAGGTTTAGTTATTAACTTCTTGGACTATACCCAGAAGCCAGTAACAGCATTTTGAACTAGCCAGAATTGGTGAAATCCAAGCAGGGTACATTACAGTCTAGCTTGAAAATGCTGAAGGCAGGGAAGGACCAGTGTTGAAGTTCTCTCCAAGAGAATGGACTGTGTTCTTGGCCAGCATTACTCCAGGCCACTTATGGGACTGTACATCTTCCAGACTGAATACCCTTGACTAGCAGCTGGCTTTCGACATTCCCACTGGTTGTCTAAACCTTGCACAATTGTGTAAAGTTTGCATATAGTTAACTTAAGCCAGGTGGCTTTCAGCTGGGGTATTAACTGTAGCCTGAGTTACCTGGAAGGAAGCAGGTAGACTGAGTGTGAAGGCAACTACAAATGGGTGTTGAAAGAATGCTCCCAAAGACTAATTCTAATGCAGCTTGCATCGCTGTGTCACGTGAATGCCAATAGTCATCACATGAACTTAAGTGGATGCACTTTCAATATAGTTGGAGAAATCTCGTGTGCAGAGAGTTACTATTTTTACACACATTTACTTTCCCCAGAAACAGACGTTTCTACAAATTGAGGTATCTTGGAAATGCACAAACGTACAATTATCATACCTCAAATACAGCAGATGACAAAATTTAGTGGAGGATCACCATACCCATCTTCAATAGGAACTCCTAGAATTGCTTCAGTGCAGTTCAGTCTGTGTAAGTTCCTGCATACAGACAGTCTTAAGGCTGCTGAGAGTGCTCAGTAATATGATCTGTCTTTTcattacaaagaaagaaaatgtgctgtGATCTCTGTATTGTGGATGGTATGAAAACTAGGCTTTAAGAACTAGGGAACACTAGAAAAGTCAAGTAATGCTAAAgctagaaatatatttctttctgagTAGCCTTCCCATAAAAAGTGAAGTCTGAAGACCATAAATATAatcaattttattaaataataaaagtacatcaaatatttgtattttatccAATTAAAAAGTCCCagtcaaacagaaaatgaatcACAGTTGCATCATGTGCTGCTAAATCAGAGGTGGGTATTGTTTACCCTGGCACTGTGACAAACAGTAATAACCTGAATCTGATACAACCTTGCTGTAACTGTTGGAAAATATGCTTTGAGTTCTGTTTGTTAAAAAACTGGAAACCTGTAAATAGCCTACTTCTCAAAATTTTTTAGTGGTACATGTTGtggctttaatttttaaaattgcttagGTTTTCTTCTCGCCCATATCACTATCTGGAAATCTCAATCTGATTATGACCTTGTCTTCCCTACCTATAAAGTAAGGTGTGTGGCTTAGTTTTCTCTAGCAGACCTATTTTTCACTAGAATGATCCTTTGGTTTTGGTAGGCGGGGGGAAAGCAAAATCATTGAAGACTTGGTTGGTTTTCTCCCCCTTTCCACCAAACGAGACTGTTTTGAAACTACAGTGAAAGACCTGAAgttccattttgcattttttataaaCTTTTGAGCTGCCTTGAAGTTATGTAAGGAAATTAATAGCAGATTCAATGAATTTGCATGAAGACGCCAAGATGAATGTTACTTGGCAGTGGACTTTAGGAGCCTGCCCTATGACTTCTAGAGAATAAGTAACTTTTAGTCAGCTCTCTGAGGAGAATCTAGTTGTCTCTACGGTTGAATCTAGAACATTGCTTGTGTTTCCGAAAGTGATGTGCAAAGCGGCAGTTTTTGCAACTTTGATTTCATTTATCCCTTTTTCCGAACCAAAATAAACAACCTTCCTGAAACCAGACCTCCTTTAAGGAAGTACTTTCTTAGTGTTTCAGAGGTCATTGGTGTAGTATCTTACCAAATTTTAAATGTGACATTGCTAAATTTATTGTACATTAATGTGTATAATAATTTTAGTGTGGTATTTGAAAGTAGAAATCATTTGCCCTTTGTGCATTTTATACCAATTCTAGATAACAAGAAATCATCACATTGAAAAGAACTAGAGCtatgaatgcattttttaaaaagaaaattttagtgTGGAAAATATGCTCAATTATATTTTATTGGCACATAAATCAGCAATTGTACCACCAAAGTGTGCATGCTTATTATTGCACATTAACACAAAAATCTTTATATACGGtcgtcttttttttcctaaaatttgtTGGGAAAACCTTTTGGTTATGGTTTCATAATATTAGTGTTATCAAGAACTAtactttttttaacttaaaaaaataattttcagactCCACTATGTGATGGGGATCAACTAAAGGCTGTCCCATTAAGCTCATCCATTTTCACTGTACATGCGTTCAGCGGTATTTACAAATTGCACATGGAGTACATTTGACAGAGGGAGCGTTGTCCGTCTTTCTAGTGCAGTTTACGATGGCGATACctgcctgctttttcttttgctgcattGGCACAGGCATTGTGCTTATTTTGTTGTAAGTGGTTCCAGTATTTGATCAGTTCACTAGGTTGGAACTGATGGGAGGTAATTAGGTGGCTATATTTACAGCTGGAGTAAGAAACTCGCCAGTGATTGAAGACAAACTCATTGGGTGGAGGCATAGGGTCAATTCGTAGCTTGGCAAGACAGATCCCCACGTATACATCCTCTAAATGTAAACGTCTGATGCTTAAGGAGactttaaagattttttctgCTAAATCTCCAGAAAAAACATAACCAGTTCCAGAGCAGAATACAGGGTAACGTTCACTTGGGTACAAATCAGGTGGCATATACCACTTACTGTCTTTGTTCCTATTAGGTGCATATCCTCTCATTAAATAACCTGTGAAATACTTGTGCCTAGGAGGGAGCTCTGGTTTCAGAAGCTTGTGTATTAAATATTCAGTATTGACAAACATATCACTGTCAGTTTTCATAACGTATGGAACATGTGGACAATAAGATGCAACCCAGTTCATTCCCATCAGAGTTTTAATGGTTAAATTATAGTAGGTGTCTAAATACTCTTGTTGAATGATGTCATGGTACTGTCTGCTCTCCTCTAGTATGGTACGTTGGAGGTATCCATTAATCTTGATGCTTAACCCCAGCAAAAAAATACGAACAATCTGGATGCCAGGTGTCAGGCTTTCATTACCCCAAGTTTGTCGAATAGCTTGTCTAGCTTCCACTTGTCCCGGCTCTGCAGCTATGAGTAATATTAGAAAAGGGGTCTTCTCTTGGCATTTCTCAGGCTCGTTGATGATGTATTTGAAATGATACGAGGTTGGATGCCCGGTACCTTTTTTGTTGTAAACACTTCCATTGGCACTGAGTGTATTTTCCAAACCAGTTACTCCTTGCAATGACAGGTCCGTGTTGTTGGAGTTGGTGACTGTTTGAGGCCTGAGCGTCTGAGGTACAGCGTCTTTCCACACATTCCTTAGAGAGCTGTGGTTTGTCTCGCTTTTTGTAGACCTAAATCCTCGTATAGTGTAAGCCATGGGATTTTCTTTGaatccagccctgcctggcagcCAGTCGTGGTgattaaagaacagaaacacagcaaaaagaaatacaagagaGATCAGGCCAATAAGATGGGTGCGAAACAGAGACCTTTTGGTATTCCAGGTCAtctttgcaaagcagcagtgtCGTCTTCTCCACTGAAGCATGTTGTGAGAATCCAATGATGGGATATGAGACAATGGCcaagcaaaatgcttttctgatcGTTTTTTAATCCACTGCTATTCTTTggtattcattttcttttgttcttgtcGAGTAATCGTCTGCAAATGGCTTGCtctgcaaagaataaaaaaaaaaaaaagaaatctttactCTTACATGCTTATAAAAGGTTACAGTGAGAAagtagatataaaaataaaatggagttcagtttggttttttttttaaaaaacaatagcCCATGCTGGTATAAACAAGGTTCAATTTTATGCTCAAAGCCAACTTTGTTTTATGATTGAAGTTGCCTTGATctgttagtttttaaaaatgcttttttttcatggtaaaaGTTTTGACAAACATCCTGGGTAccaaagataaagaaaaaaaaaaattgatcatGTTAACAGAAAAAGTGTGAAGTAGGCATAAATAGCTTCATGTATACTGACTGTGAAATCCTTCTACGGTGTTTGAGAAGGACTGAATGAAAAGGCCTTGATACCAGATGGAAGCTTTATTGGCATTAATTAAAATTGATTTGACATGCAGAGGCTAGTACAGCTCACagtttaaaaaccttttttgtAAAATGGTCATGCGTTGATGGTGGGACAGACGGCGCAAGGTTGATCATGGCAGAGTTGCGTTAGTCACAGTACAGTGCTTGGCATGTTTCCACCGGCCCCAACTGTGTTCAGAAAGTCAATGAGAAGATGCACctgtcaaaattaattttcagggTCCAGTAACCTCACTGCACAGCCCTCAGATGGTAACACAGGATAACATTTTCGGTCACCTTTCAGGCACCTTTACCCTTCTGCTCCATgatgaaggaaaatattgaaTGGAACGCTTGGCTGTTGTGCCAGGCTCATATGCAGTTGATGTAAAACAATGCTGTTGATTTTTTGGTAGGCAGAGAACATAGGTAAATGTTCATATTAACTGGAAGCAAAATTACGCAGCGCTAAGTTTCTGGCAAACTGTCTGATGAAcgtgatttccccccccccgcctcccctgTAAATTTATATGTACTACTATCCTTCTGGTATCGTACAGAAATTTCAAGTATTGTTACCAGCAGCTGTAACTGTAGGAAAAAGTGCCAAAGTAGtctgtgcttcattttctcttaaatttttttcatattcaagAGCAGAGTCAATATGGCAGCTTCATGATGCTGCATATTAAAAGCTGATCACATCATCTTGTAAATGAACCTTTCACTGCACAGTAGCAATTCGTTTGTGATTCTCAATTTGCTCTAATTTATTTCTGGGCCCTAGGGTTTTGTATAGGAAAAAGGATGACAATTGAACAAGAGTCCATAGAAAATGCTATTTCTAATATAAATGTGCAATTTATTAATTGCTATGCTATCTTCTAGAACCAATATTTGgattaatttctgcattttaaaactaagtGACATGTTATATGGGAAATTACAGGATTTTACATTATAAGGGAGTAATTGAGGATGAGATGGCAGTCAAATAATATATCATTAAATTGTATGTGTGACAACACTCAATCTGCCTGGTTCATGTAAGGgaaaatttgtatttcaaaaggGTAGGGAGAGATGTATAACCgagctttattttaattactctaTGTCAGTTTTATATCTAAACAAAACGTGTATGCAGAAGATGCCTCATGCACAATATTTGGAAGCAAGGGGGAAGTAGTATTGCAGAGTCGGAATTGTCTCTGTTGTTAACCTCCACTAGGAGGAGCAAGTAAGTGGGAATTTTAACTATGGTTTGTGACAATGTAAACGTATCTAAAAAGGTGATGCTGCTCCttaattctttctgaaatagcaaaatatttgtCCAGTGATCTATTAAGCTGTTCCCTGTTGTTGCTCTGTTATGCATCATTAATGAATTTTGTCCTCAAGCTCACTGAAagtatttctgctttattaaatttttttaactgctttggACTGATGCAACTCACCTGAGACTGTGCTGTCtctctaaaaattattttccagtctACAGATGATAAACGTGTGTCTAAAGCATGCAGCTTGAGATTTATCCTGAAATTCCACGCCACTCTTTTTATACTGCTTTAACCTAGACATTATCcttatgtaaaagaaaataagcccCGAATGTAGAAGACTTAGCTTATCTGACCACTTGCACCTGCTTTTGCATGCttaggaaataaaaacctgCTCTCAAAACTGATAACTTTTAGTTTCTCTGCAGTGTGCACTGAGTTTTAAATGAACGCTCAGCTATTTGGAAGAATATCTCTGCATAAGCAAACATAAATGTCACTTCAAAGGGTAGCCTAGATTTCAGGGAAATTAATTGTTTGATACCAGTTTGGAGGGCAGCAGGGGGAATATTTGATTAATTATCATTCCTTTGCATGTGTATGCAGTTTGGGAAGAAAGTCAAAACCAGAATTTCATGAATGTGGAGTAGCAGCTAGAATCTGGATTACTTCTGTCACACTGAATTGTTCCACTTCTAAAACTGCAGTCATTAGATGCAAATACTTCAGCAAATCTGCACTGTACTACTAAtctctgtttaatttttaactgaGGTAGTGGTTTGTTGTGCACTACTTCCATATGGCAATACACGACAGTGAGAATCTTTA is part of the Phalacrocorax aristotelis chromosome 6, bGulAri2.1, whole genome shotgun sequence genome and encodes:
- the B3GALT2 gene encoding beta-1,3-galactosyltransferase 2, producing MLQWRRRHCCFAKMTWNTKRSLFRTHLIGLISLVFLFAVFLFFNHHDWLPGRAGFKENPMAYTIRGFRSTKSETNHSSLRNVWKDAVPQTLRPQTVTNSNNTDLSLQGVTGLENTLSANGSVYNKKGTGHPTSYHFKYIINEPEKCQEKTPFLILLIAAEPGQVEARQAIRQTWGNESLTPGIQIVRIFLLGLSIKINGYLQRTILEESRQYHDIIQQEYLDTYYNLTIKTLMGMNWVASYCPHVPYVMKTDSDMFVNTEYLIHKLLKPELPPRHKYFTGYLMRGYAPNRNKDSKWYMPPDLYPSERYPVFCSGTGYVFSGDLAEKIFKVSLSIRRLHLEDVYVGICLAKLRIDPMPPPNEFVFNHWRVSYSSCKYSHLITSHQFQPSELIKYWNHLQQNKHNACANAAKEKAGRYRHRKLH